The Pseudodesulfovibrio sp. zrk46 genome contains a region encoding:
- a CDS encoding radical SAM protein, with amino-acid sequence MKEPEAPNLGGRLPIAIAVPGGEKNALSTLGWQSVYRTLAEEPGLAVERVFPDKLGLTDGGEPRTRESKSPLSSFPVTAWSVTFEEDFLTLPRTLQAAGVPPLAAERPRLPLVMVGGPIAFLNPAPIAPFVDFFWVGEADVNFVPLFMKLKELIFDGAEKDTILDAIKDMPGIYVPGRSKTPVKRLLTTGPTVSTLNDPAFSCFISGRATFRDTLLLEVNRGCPYGCRFCAAGFIYRPPRHADIEELKRIVELTDPPKIGLVGTALTDWPDLLPFLKWIHSQKKKFSLSSMRADGITEELLVYLRERGIRTVTLALEGASERLRRMMSKKLKIEDFLNAVTLCARYGVNHLKLYLIAGWPGETDEDYEELAELLEQIVAIRAAEPGGKKKNFMRITIGVSSLVPKPFTPFQWAPMMSEQELNRRMKILTKMVKPYKGITFHHDNPFQARLQGMLARGGEEMADYILLAAEHGGWKKALKKWDGDPSAILDHERGEDEVFPWEVIDIGVKREHLYKEWLRAKETKVSAGCSPKGCEKCAGCGVEEM; translated from the coding sequence GTGAAGGAGCCCGAAGCTCCCAACCTCGGCGGACGACTGCCCATTGCGATAGCCGTCCCCGGAGGGGAAAAGAACGCCCTCTCGACCCTTGGCTGGCAGTCCGTATATCGGACTCTTGCCGAGGAACCCGGCCTTGCCGTTGAACGTGTCTTCCCGGACAAGCTGGGATTGACCGATGGCGGTGAACCGAGAACTCGCGAATCAAAAAGCCCACTATCCTCATTCCCTGTAACCGCCTGGAGCGTCACATTTGAGGAGGATTTCCTCACCCTCCCGAGGACGCTTCAGGCAGCGGGCGTTCCGCCACTGGCGGCGGAACGCCCGCGCCTTCCACTGGTAATGGTGGGAGGCCCCATAGCCTTTCTCAACCCCGCGCCCATCGCGCCCTTTGTGGACTTCTTCTGGGTGGGCGAGGCGGATGTAAATTTCGTACCCCTGTTCATGAAGCTCAAGGAGCTCATCTTTGACGGCGCGGAAAAGGACACCATCCTTGACGCCATCAAGGACATGCCTGGCATCTACGTCCCGGGCCGCTCCAAGACCCCGGTTAAGCGTCTGTTGACCACCGGGCCGACCGTCTCCACGCTCAACGATCCAGCCTTCTCCTGTTTCATCTCCGGCCGCGCCACCTTCCGCGACACCCTGCTGCTGGAGGTCAACCGAGGCTGTCCCTACGGCTGCCGTTTTTGCGCCGCAGGCTTCATCTATCGTCCGCCCCGCCACGCCGACATCGAAGAGCTCAAGCGTATTGTCGAGCTGACCGATCCGCCCAAGATCGGACTGGTGGGAACCGCCCTGACGGACTGGCCTGATCTGCTTCCGTTCCTCAAGTGGATTCACAGCCAGAAGAAAAAGTTTTCCCTGTCCTCCATGCGAGCCGACGGCATTACCGAAGAGCTGCTGGTCTACCTGCGCGAGCGCGGTATCCGCACCGTCACTCTTGCCCTTGAGGGGGCATCGGAGCGGTTGCGACGCATGATGAGCAAGAAGCTCAAGATCGAAGATTTCCTGAATGCAGTGACCCTGTGCGCCCGCTACGGCGTGAACCACCTCAAGCTCTACCTCATCGCAGGCTGGCCCGGCGAGACAGATGAGGATTATGAAGAGCTGGCCGAATTGCTCGAACAGATCGTGGCCATCCGTGCGGCCGAGCCCGGCGGCAAAAAGAAGAACTTCATGCGCATCACCATCGGCGTCTCCTCGCTCGTGCCCAAGCCGTTCACCCCGTTCCAGTGGGCTCCCATGATGAGCGAGCAGGAACTGAACCGCCGCATGAAGATACTGACCAAGATGGTCAAGCCGTACAAAGGCATCACCTTCCACCACGACAACCCGTTTCAGGCGCGGCTGCAGGGCATGCTGGCCCGTGGCGGCGAAGAGATGGCGGACTACATCCTCCTGGCCGCAGAGCACGGCGGCTGGAAGAAGGCCCTCAAGAAGTGGGACGGCGATCCGTCAGCCATACTGGATCACGAACGCGGCGAGGACGAGGTCTTCCCATGGGAAGTCATCGACATCGGCGTCAAGCGGGAACACCTGTATAAGGAATGGCTGCGCGCCAAGGAAACAAAGGTCAGCGCCGGCTGTTCCCCCAAAGGGTGTGAAAAATGCGCAGGCTGCGGCGTGGAAGAGATGTAA
- a CDS encoding transporter substrate-binding domain-containing protein gives MKIRVLLLALFLVCTATICRAQEEKEPKSKDYYLENGVTIVTSNHSKPYSFVGVSGDLEGYLIDVWKKWSKKTGIPIRFIYKDWDGTLESMKNGEADLHSGLFYSDERAMFIDFGEALHSSSDILILRNGADVDCSNALSHGSVAVVSGSHPDEYLRAYHPEANRVEFATTNEAVDSMLDRQTDAIVISYPMLVMRARERKMEDRYSVCRTISYRDTHVGVQKGETELLALVNEGMAEIDSGEWKRMESRWFITVDEKPRLAWETAVIPAVAAFALIILMVVVWFRRRA, from the coding sequence ATGAAAATACGTGTTCTTTTGTTGGCTTTGTTCCTTGTTTGCACGGCAACGATTTGTCGTGCCCAAGAGGAGAAGGAGCCCAAAAGTAAAGACTACTATCTTGAGAATGGCGTGACCATCGTAACGTCAAACCATTCAAAGCCTTATTCTTTTGTAGGTGTCTCGGGGGATCTCGAAGGCTACCTTATTGATGTCTGGAAAAAGTGGTCGAAGAAGACGGGAATACCCATCCGTTTCATATACAAGGATTGGGACGGGACCCTTGAAAGTATGAAAAATGGCGAGGCCGATTTGCATAGCGGCCTTTTTTATTCTGATGAACGAGCCATGTTCATTGATTTCGGCGAGGCTCTTCATTCGTCTTCCGATATATTAATTCTTCGGAACGGGGCCGACGTAGATTGCTCCAATGCCTTGTCTCATGGGAGCGTGGCCGTGGTCTCGGGAAGCCATCCGGATGAATACCTCAGAGCCTATCACCCGGAAGCCAACAGAGTTGAGTTTGCTACTACGAATGAGGCGGTGGACTCGATGCTTGACCGACAAACCGACGCCATCGTCATCTCCTATCCCATGCTGGTTATGAGAGCCCGAGAGAGGAAGATGGAGGATCGATACTCGGTGTGCCGGACGATAAGCTATCGTGATACGCACGTGGGGGTTCAGAAGGGCGAGACCGAACTGTTGGCATTGGTCAATGAAGGCATGGCTGAGATTGATTCGGGCGAATGGAAGCGGATGGAGTCGCGCTGGTTCATCACTGTCGATGAGAAGCCTCGCCTCGCATGGGAAACGGCTGTGATTCCGGCCGTGGCCGCATTTGCCTTGATTATCCTGATGGTGGTGGTCTGGTTCAGGCGTCGAGCTTAG
- a CDS encoding M15 family metallopeptidase: MLRLSHLSLTVALCFILCASAFADGRPKGFTTLNELIPDATYDVRYYTDENFVGAPITGYEKPLVILTDQAAKALVKVQAELAPFGLGLKFFDGYRPQRAVDHFVRWAKDLDDQKTKPQYYPDVEKDHLFRDGYIAAKSGHSRGSTVDLTIMDLATGQELNMGTPFDYFGLESWPDHPDFSPEIRSNRALLRAVMIRHGFKPLKEEWWHFTLSKEPFPQTYFNFPVE, encoded by the coding sequence ATGCTTCGGCTCAGCCATCTCAGCCTCACTGTTGCTCTGTGTTTCATACTGTGCGCCTCTGCCTTTGCCGATGGACGCCCCAAGGGTTTTACAACGCTCAACGAATTGATCCCTGATGCGACCTATGACGTTCGCTATTATACGGACGAGAACTTTGTTGGGGCTCCCATCACGGGATACGAGAAGCCGCTGGTCATCCTGACCGATCAGGCGGCGAAAGCGCTCGTTAAGGTACAGGCCGAACTTGCTCCCTTTGGACTGGGCCTAAAATTCTTCGACGGCTACCGTCCGCAGCGAGCCGTTGACCATTTTGTCCGCTGGGCCAAGGATCTAGACGACCAGAAGACCAAACCTCAATACTATCCGGACGTGGAAAAGGATCACCTCTTCCGCGACGGCTATATCGCCGCCAAATCCGGTCACTCAAGAGGTTCCACCGTGGACCTTACCATTATGGACCTTGCGACAGGACAAGAACTGAACATGGGGACACCCTTTGACTATTTCGGTCTGGAATCATGGCCTGACCATCCTGATTTCTCCCCTGAAATCAGAAGTAATCGTGCCCTGCTGCGCGCTGTAATGATACGCCACGGCTTCAAGCCACTGAAAGAGGAGTGGTGGCACTTCACGCTCAGCAAAGAACCCTTCCCCCAAACATATTTTAACTTCCCCGTAGAGTAG
- a CDS encoding dienelactone hydrolase family protein: protein MRKMIAFISALLLFPAMALAMSGPVEYEVNGQPYQGYYITPSKAAPFVLLIHDWDGLTDYEVKRAQMLAELGYSVFAADLFGKGVRPTEVKDKKQLTGALYQDREKMRALMYGALKKAKQLGLNTDNGVAIGYCFGGAAVLEFARSGADLRGFVSFHGGLTTPEGQNYTKTKGYVLVLHGTADTSVTMDDFADLAEELEETGVTHEMTTYSGAPHAFTVFGSKRYHEGADKLSWARFIEFLNAITQ, encoded by the coding sequence ATGAGAAAGATGATTGCATTCATATCCGCGCTGCTCCTCTTTCCTGCCATGGCTTTGGCCATGAGCGGACCGGTGGAGTACGAGGTCAATGGACAGCCCTATCAGGGCTATTACATCACCCCTTCCAAGGCGGCCCCGTTCGTCCTGCTCATTCACGACTGGGACGGCCTGACCGACTACGAGGTCAAGCGGGCGCAAATGCTGGCAGAGCTCGGCTATTCGGTGTTTGCCGCCGACCTCTTTGGCAAGGGCGTACGTCCCACCGAGGTGAAGGACAAGAAGCAACTCACTGGCGCTCTTTATCAGGATCGCGAGAAGATGCGCGCATTGATGTATGGCGCATTGAAGAAGGCGAAGCAGCTTGGCCTCAACACCGATAACGGCGTTGCCATCGGCTACTGCTTCGGCGGTGCGGCCGTATTGGAGTTTGCCCGGTCAGGAGCCGACCTCCGGGGCTTCGTGTCATTCCATGGCGGCCTGACCACGCCTGAAGGCCAAAACTATACCAAGACCAAGGGATATGTTCTGGTCCTCCACGGCACCGCAGACACGTCCGTGACCATGGACGACTTTGCCGATCTCGCCGAGGAGCTTGAGGAGACCGGCGTGACACACGAAATGACGACCTACAGCGGCGCACCGCATGCGTTCACCGTGTTCGGTAGCAAGCGCTACCACGAAGGGGCCGACAAGCTCTCGTGGGCGCGTTTCATAGAATTCCTCAACGCCATCACCCAATAA